The nucleotide sequence CGCTTTCGATCTGAAGGATCCTATGCAGGTTTTGACCCAAGCGGATTTGGATTCTCATCGTGTTCTGAAAGAAATTCTCAAAAAAGAATTTACCGGTATTCCTTTGGTAATGGAAGAGCAGAATAATTATGAGCCTCTTCCCAGGACTTTTATTGTCTGCGATGAGTTAGACGGCACCACTTTATTTTCCAGAGGGATCAAAGAGTTCAGCGTAATTTTAGCATACGTGGAGGATGGATCTCCTGAAGTAGGATGTATTTATTTCCCTGCCTTGGATACGTATCTCACGTCTCAAAGAGGATTCGGGACTTTTATCGACGATCGAAAGATTCTGTTGAAAAAAGGAGGAAGTCTGGATCGTTCCGTTCTTTCTCTTGAGATCAATAATACTTTTCAAGACGAGGACTATCGTTGGATTGCGAGCGCTAGTAAAAGTACTTTAGCGACCCGTGCCTTGGCTGCGACAGGCGCAGGGTTTTTGGAATTATTGGAAGGCAAAACGGATCTCTTCATGAACTTAAGCGGTGCCAAGATCTGGGACTTTGCCGCAGGTGTTCTTGCTTTGGAAGAAGCAGGTGGGATCGCTTTGGATAAAACAGGCAAGCCTTTGAAATGGGATAAGATCCGAATGTCCGCCTTGTTAAGCAGAGATCAAGATTTATTAAAAGAAGTTTACCGACTGAAACCTTAAAGCATTCCTTGGAATATGCAGGAATTTCTAACCATTTTGGATTCTAAAACGATCGATACCTTCACGGTCAGTCTTCGGGTGGGGTTGATCATTCTTTTTGCGGGTGTGGTAGGCTGGAATAGGGAAGGCAAAAATCACGGTGCCGGTTTTAGGACCCATATCTTGATCGGTCTTGCTTCTACGGTTTTGATGTTATTATCCATTTTTATTCCGGAATTTTATTCGGTAGCGGGAGGAGATCCCTCTAGGATTGCGGCTCAGGTGGTTTCCGGAGTCGGGTTTTTATGTGCGGGTGCGATCATGAAGTTCGGATTGACCGTGAAAGGACTGAATACTGCAGCTTCTATCTGGATTGTCTCTGCCATCGGTTTACTTGTCGGTGCCGGTCTTTATTATGCAGGATTTTTAACCACGGTTGCTACTCTGATCATTCTGGTCTTATTCGATCTGGTAGAAGAAAGATATTTCGGAAAATACGAATATAAGGTCCTGATCCTGGATCTGAAACAGAAAAAATTCCACCGAAAAGGGTTTAAGGAATTATTATTAAGAAATAAGTTACGATTGGTTTCGGAATCTTTTATGCAAGATTACCAAACTAAAAACGCTCAGATCAAACTTACGATCGCTATGCCTCGAGATTTCGATATTCTAAAGATCGTGGACGAATTCAGGAATCTGGCGGATGTCATAAAAATCAGTATAGAATCTACTTAAGCTTGGACGATATCGATCTGAATTCGGCTCCAGAAATTAAGAGATCTCTAAATATCTTCCGATCATAAGTGCGGTCTCTTCTAGGATTTTTTCATCCGGGATATCGAATCCTTGTAGAACCATATACGTTATTATATCATCCATTGCTCTTTGGGCGACTAAAAGAGCTGAGGGTTCGGATCTTAGTTTTCGGCCTTTGCCGAAGTATTGCAGCAGTTTGAAAACTTCCGTTCCGATCCTTTCCCTTTCAATTTTTTTTACGGCACTTGCAAGAGCCTGGTCCGAAAGAGACAATATCGCAAATTCTTTATGTAGTTTTTTGTTTTTTAAGGCGGACTTGCGCATTCTGGTTAAAATTTCCAAAATAATCCTGGTAAGATCTGCATTTTCAGGAAGTAAGCCGATAGTTTCCGCGGCAAGATTCCCGTAAAATTCTTCGCTATATTTTCGAACTATTTCTAAAGCAATATCGTTCTTATCCTTGTAGTAAGCATAAAACGTCCCGATGGAAACACCCGCTTCTTCCACTATGTCCCGTATTCCGGTTTCATTATATCCGTTACGTTTTACGAGTCTATAGGCAGCATCTATTATGCTTTCTTTTCGGGCTATCGAACGATCTTGTACAGGATTACGGACAGTTTTTTTCTTCGGATCCATTTCTGAAAATATTCGAGATCGGCCGTTTTGCCTAACAAGCGTATTTTCCATTTTTTAAAAAACATGAACAAGGTTCAAATTTTAATTTACATTTTATTTTTAGTTCGTCTGATATATGAACAAAGTTCATGTTTTGGAGAATTCGAATGGGATGTATAATAGGGAAATTTAGTCATCTTTTGGTTTTTATGGTGCTTTCAATTTCCGTTTGGAACTGCGGGAAAATCGAAAAGGGGCGTTTTTTCAACGATCAGGCCTATCATTTTCAAACCTTAAGAGCCTTGAACGACGCCCGCAGTGACGGAGCGGAAACAGGAGAGGTTCTCGAGGCGGTACGGAATATCAAGGAAGGGGACCCTCAATCTTGGTTTTCCGCCTGGGAAAATGCGGGAAATAAGGTTTTAGAGAGAGGAGATCGTATCCAGGACCGGATGAGCCGGGGGCAAGCATACCTGAGAGCGCATAATTATCTTAGAACGGCGGAATTTTTCCTAGATCCTGAGGATGAAAAAAGATCTTCCGCATTCGATAGATCCGTGGAAGTTTTTCATAAAGGATTGGATACTCTTGGAGTAAAATATGAGAAGATCAAAGTTCCTTACGGCGAATATCAATTAAATGCGATCTATTATCCGGGGCCTTCCGGTGCGGATCATAAACCTTTGATCGTTCTCGTGGGAGGTTTCGATTCGACTTTAGAAGAATTATATTTCGTTCTTGTTCGAGCTGCTTATGAGAGAGGGTTCAGCGTGCTTACTTACGAAGGGCCTGGCCAAGGTTCCGTATTACGAAAGCAAAATTTGGGTTTTACTCCCGAATGGGAAAAGCCGACGAAAGCCGTACTGGATACTTTTTTAGCTTCTCATAAGAAACCTAGCAAATCCGTTCTGGTAGGTATGAGTCTGGGCGGATATTTCGCTCCCCGTGCTGCCGCTTACGACAAGAGATTTGACGGAGTGGTTGCCTACGACGTTTTGTTCGATTTTGGAGAAGTGGCCGAGAATTCCGTTCCGGGGATCATACTCTGGCTTGAAAAAAAGAATTATGATAATGTAATTGAGTTCCTAGTGAAGATAAAATCGTCCCTTTCTCCCAGTTTTTCCTGGGGAGTAAAAAATGGAAGATGGACGATGAAAACCGGAACCTCAAGCGAGACTTTGAAAGCATTTAGGGCTTATACGTTGGCGAATTCTGCAGAAAAGATCACACAAGACGTTTTGATCCTCGCAGGAACGGAAGATCACTTCATTCCGGTCAAACAAGTCGAGGACTTTAAGAGTAAATTAACGAATGCGAAAAGCGTTACTTCGATACTCTATGACAGAGGATCAGGAGGAGCGGAGCATTGCCAATTAGGCGCTCAGGCTTTATGGCACGCGGACTTTTTCGATTGGATGAAAAGGTTCGAAAATAAATGAAGTTCCGTCATTAGGACCGCGACAGGGATCGCAGCGGAAATCCGGCGATGCACCGTTCATGGTGCGTCGCTGATTGCAGCGTAGAGCCCGGTCCGAGCGTAGCGAGGAGTCGCCCAACTCCGAATATTACAATTCTAAAATCTATTTATGTCCTATTACTTTTAGCGGGATTCTATTCGAATTTCGGAATTTGCTATGCTTTTTTTAAGAGTTTATAAAATGACACTGACCTGGATATGGCCGAAAAAAGAACATCGATCCCTTCGGATCTCGCACAGGAACTTGTAAAAATCATCCGACTTCTTGCCATGTCCGGCAAAAAGAATTTTAAGAAATATCTATACGATCCCTTTATCTACGCAGGTTGGGAAAAGGAAAAATCCCATTCTGCACTTGCTGCAAGTAAGATGATCGATAAGATCCAAGAGGATTTCAACAATCCTTCCTATTTGCATACGATCCCGCATCATTGCAAACGTTTAATCTCTCAGGCAATTATAGAGAGTCTTTCCGCTTTGGGAGACTCTTGCATTTTCTTTTTAGAGAAGATCCAGGAAACGGGTAGTATAGCCTCTTCTCCCGAGGCTTTGGAATTTGTCGCCGTATTAGAAAAACCTTTAAAAGAATTCGAAAAAGTAACCAGCAATAATAACGAAAAACTTTTCGAAGACTCCATTAAGAATTTCTCTAAAGAAGAATTAAAATCCGCTTTCGAGCCAGTGAAATTGGACGGGACCAGACAGAAGGTGTATCTTGACTCGGAAGTGCATACCTTGTATCAGCAGATACTTTCTGCGGCAAAGGTCAATAACCTTGTCCGTTGTAAAAAGTTACTTTCCAGATATATAATTAACTACAGCGATTCGGAAACTTATAGCGAACAAGAGGTGGAAAATCTTTTGGACGCATTAGGAAAACGTGAAGTCGGATTCAAGGAGAATTTAAAAGATTCTCTCGCCATAGAACTTTACTTTTCCATAACAAAGGGCATTTTAGAAGGGAATGCAAAGAAGGCGATCCAAGGTATAAGGAAATACGCTCATATTTTCGAAGGGGATCCGAACACGAAATATTATTACGAAATTGACTCCTTAGAAAGAAAGTTATACGGAATCATCCAAGCGAAGGATTTAATGAAAGAATTAAGGAAGGGTGTGTAAATGGCGAACCTCACATTCAACGAAAAAGTGGAAGGAAGCAAGTTGATCCTCAAAGTCGCGGGCGAGATCGATGCTAAGACCGCTCCGGATCTAAAGATCAAATTGGAAGCAGCGGTAGGGAACGGAATTAAAACAATTATCTGTGATTGTTCCGCTCTTACTTATATCGCTTCCGCAGGGATCGGTGTTTTAAACTCCATCCAAAAATTCCTGAAGGAAAAATCGGGAGAGATCGTTTTCTGCAGCCTTAAGAAGGAAGTGAAGGATACGATGGAACTCATGTATTTCACCAAAAAGGTAAGAGTATTCCCCTCTTTAGATGACGCATTAGGCGGGGTTTGAATCCTCTCATGGATTCCTCTCCGGAAAAAATCCTATATTACTCCGTAGACCTGGATGAACTTTCTAAAATTCGGGGGGAGGTCCGTGAATTTTTGGGAGAGGACTGTTCGGATATAGTCAAAGGCCGGATCGTATTCTGCCTGGATGAAGCAATGACTAACGTAATAGAACACGGATTTTCGGAGCCGAACTCCTCTAAAATCGAGCTCAGAATGAAAAAGAATAAGGGAAGCTGGAAATTCTCCATCCTGGACCAAGGCGTTCCTTTCGATCCCACGAAAGAAAAAAGCGAAACCTGGAAGGAATTATACGAAAGCGGGGCCGATGGAGGTTTCGGATTACGTTCCATTAAAAAAATAATGATCGTACGTTACCAACGTCTTAAAAATCCCCCGCGTAACAAACTTACTCTGATCCATACGAGATAATAAGATGATTAAAAACAAATTCCTGAGAGCGGTTCTTCCCGGGATTCGGGCGAAACTTTCCTTTTTTACGGCCGCATTGGTTATCTCCATATTAGGCTTCACATCCATAATTCATTATGCCCAACAGACAAAGGCTTTGGAACAGAAGTTGGAGTCGGAATTAAAAGCTCCTTTGGAATATGTGAACTCTGTCGTTCTGGATCTGGAAAACCTGAGCCGAAGTATGATCTTGATAGAGGAATTCAAGGTCAGAGTGAAAGAGAAGAAAAAACAACTCAGTAAATTTAAAAGGACGGTCGTCCAGAAAGAAGGCGGGCTTTTCGGTGCGTTAAAAGCATTTGGTCAATCCATCGGTTTGAACGTGAAAAGGGGAAATGTTTATAAATCCGTTGATACTTATTTTACGAGATATCTTTCCGAAAAAGAGATCCAAGAATTCGAATCCAAGGTCCGAAACGAATTAAGAAAAGAGAATGGAGCTCCGATTGACGCACCTGTTTATGAAAAGATCAGATCCATTGCGGAAAAGACCGCCCTCGCAAGGATCAGTGCGGAAACTTCTAAGATCAGAATAGAAGAAATTACGGAAGAGTTAAAGGATATAGATTCTGAATTAGCAAAACCCGATATCGATCCTAAGAAGAAAAAAACCTATCTTACGGATAAGGACAAATTAGAGAAGGAACGAAAGGCCGCAGAAAAAGCGATCCCGGACGGAGAGAAGAAGGCGGCATCGGGTGAGACCGCTTTAACAAAGGCTCTTCAGAATTTTTTCAGAGGATCTTTTAAGGATCGAATTTCTTCTTTAGGACTTCTTCCGGATAAAATTAGGATTTTAGCTTATGATAGAGCGGGGAAGGAAACCCTGGACACAGGTTTACTTTTCTCTCAAAGTTCCGAGACCGGAAAAAAATTACTCACACAGACGGATTTTACGGAAAGTCGTAAAACCCTTTTCGGAGATACCGACGTTTTAGAGGTTATCCAAAACAAATCGGAGGCGGAAAGTTATGAAGTGGGCGGTAGACAATACGAAGTAATATATCGTCCTGTTTTTAGGAACCCAAGTACTGCGGAAAGATCCAGGTCCATGGCGGAAGAGATCGTTGAGAATCCCAAAGATTGGGCAAAGTATCTGGAAGAAGATAGAAAAATTTCCGCAGAGATTGCGGAGATCTCTCAAAGATTGAAATCAAGAATGTCGGAACTTCGCAAGGACGGAAAAGCTAAACCTTCTTCCGATAAGGAATTCAAAAATCTGGCTCTGGCCTATAGGCAGATGCTCAAGAAACGAGATACTAAGCTTGAACAGTTACAGCCGTATTCTTCGGTTTTTGAGAAGAATGAGAAAAAATGGACTGATGATCATAAATCCCTAAAAGACAAGATAACAAGTACTTCCAAGGAAATTTTGGAATGGGAGAAGATGCTGAAGTTCCCTCCTAAAGAAGGGGAGAACAAAACTTCACCGGAAGAGATCCAGGAAAAGATCAGGATATTAGAATCTCAGGAAGAAGAATATAAGGATTCTTTAATCCGTTTGGAATCGACTAAGGGTGATTGGAGTAACTCCTACGAACATAAAGCGGAAGACGCTTTTTACGGCCTGAGAGAGGCGGCATTGGAGGATTTCACATTTATTCCTTTCAAAACAGGGCCCGCCAGCATTAGAAGATATTATAAAGATGATAATGAAAGAAAGTCCGTTCGGATCAAATGGAGGCTTTTGAGAGAATGGATCCTTTCCGGAAATTCAGAGACGGAACTACCTAAAACTCCTAAGGGGATCGCTTGGGACTCCGGTATCCTTGTCAGAAGTAGAAGTGAAGCGGAAGAAATGATGTGGGCCCTGGACTCCACTCCACTTGTTCTTTCTGGAGAAGAGGAAGGTAAGGGGCTAGTCTACGACCTCCTCCGCAAAGACTTATTAGGGTATAATATTATTCTAATTGATAGGACCGAAGGTGTTCGTCAGATGAGATCCAACAGAGAAGAGATGATCCGTTACACGGGGATCATCGGAACTATCGCAATTCTTCTGGCGTACGGCTTGGCTTGGTTTGTGGTCCGCAGGATCAGGGGTATCAGTAAAAATGCAGAGTTAATCGGAGAAGGGAATCTGAATGTCGAATTTCCTCCTGCGGGTTACGACGAGATCGGCGTATTGAGTGAATCTCTGAATGATATGGTTCACGGTTTAAAGGAAAGAGAAGAGATGAAAGGGGAACTTCTGGCGGCGGAAGAGATCCAGAAACGTCTGCTTCCTGAAAAACTTCCTTCTAGCTTGAACGACTATGTTGAATTCGGGGCGTTCTATAAAGCGATGACCGGAGTAGGTGGGGATTATTACGATTTTATCGAATTAGGCGGAGGAAAGATCGCGATCTGTATCGGTGATGTTTCCAACCATGGTGTGGGTCCTGCGATCGTGATGGCTCTTTTCAGGGCTCAGATCCGGGCCATTCTACGGAAGGGAGAAAGGGATCTGAAAAAGATCCTGCTCGAGGCAAACGGATATCTGTATGAAGATACTCCTGATCATATTTTTATCACATTCTTTTTGGCGATCTTCGATTCCAATACTTCCAGATTGGAGTATATATCTGCGGGCCATGTTAAGCCTTTATTCTTCGACGCTTCCGATGGAAAGATCAAAGAACTTCCTGCAGGCGGTTTGCCGATCGGTATGGATGAAAATTCTTTCTTTGAAACTACTATTGAGAGGAGGGCATTAACTTTGGATTCCGGAGATATTTTCTTTGAATATACGGATGGTTTGGATGAAGCAAGAAGTCCGAACTCGGATATGTATACCAGAGAGAGGCTTGCGAAACTTTTGCATGCAAACGGAGAAAAACGTCCGGAAGAATTGATCAAGACAATCGTTACGGATGTGGAATCCCATACGCAACAAGACCTGAGCGCGACCGGGTTTTCGAAACTTTCCGACGATATCGCGATGATCGCGATCCGGAAAAGATAAGAACCGCTTGTTCTCATTTATGGCCTTGTAGGAGAAAAGCCTAAACAAGCGATATACACTTAACGCATGTTGGAACTCCTAAAACGCCATCCTTTAAAACGGATCGTTCAAATTATGGAAGGATCAAATCCTTCCATTCTTCTTCTGAACTGGAAGGACAAAGATATACTTCGCCCTCGGAGTATTTATTCTTATTTTTTCTCCAAAGAGAAAGTTTATGATCCGCTTCTTCCAAACCTGTTTTTAAAACTTCTCTTAATTCCGAGACAGATCCGAAGGTTCCGTCTAAAACTCCGGTATTTTTTGCGTCAAAATCAGCTCTGGATTTTTTTGTAAAAGATCCGAAAAATTCTTTTTGGATAGATTCGATTTCCTGAATATTTCCTTCTTTTCTGAGTGCGGCAACTTTTGCACCTTGGAATAGATCGAATGCGGAATTTCCCCCCATAACTGCAAGTGTTGCCTCAGCTAAAGAATAGTACGCAATTCCCGGTCTTAAGAATCCGCTAAAAGCATGTATTTGCCTTCCTCCGTAATTTTGTCTTAATACGATCGAAACCACGGGGATCTCTGAAAGAATGTTTACATCCAAAGATTCTCCACCGATTTGCTGTATTCTTGCTCTTTCTTGTTTGGTGCCTGGGACAAAACCCGGAGCATCAGAAATCATTAATAAAGGAATGGAATGTTTGTTTGCAAACTCGGTGAAAACTCTGAATTTTTCCGTCCCTGGAGCGTCCGGAGACCCTCCTCCTTTCGGTTGGTCGGCAATGATCGCTACCGTTCTACCTTGTATCCGTCCTAACCCTGTGATCAAACTGGAGCCGGGGTCCCATTCTCCGAATTCTAGGAAAGTGTTCTTATCCAAAATTTTTTGGACGATCTCTTCTTTCATATCGTAGGAAACAGTGATCTCGCTTGGAAGTTTGATCTCACTTTCGCTTGGCAGAAAGTTTTCGATCTTTCTGTGATTTAATAAATGGAAAAATTTTCTGATAATCTCATAAGCCTCCGGTTCGTCTTTTGCGGTGAAGGTAGCCCATCTTTTTTTATTCGAGAATTCCTTATGAGCAGAAGATTTACTTTTTGCGCTCGGTTCTAAAAGTAGCCATACGTCCGCATTCGAGGTAAGTTCGGAAACTCTAAGTCCCTCCGGATTTTTTACAAAATGTAAACAGGCTCCTTTAAAATTTTGTAATGATTTTTGAAAATCTCTTCTTGGTCTTAAGGAATCATAGTCATCCAAATGGGAACTTCTGAACCATTTGCTTCCATAGACTAAAAGTAAACTTGCTCCCGTTTTTTCCGCGATCCGAACGGACTCTTTCGCTTTGATAATACATGGAAGGGAGTGAAATCCATCATCGGTCCTTGGGCCCATGGAGAGTACGGGAGCTTCTCCCAATCGAATGAGCCCGGAAACTAAAGATCCTGAGCCGGAATAGTTTTCTTTGATTGGAAGGAAAAATCCGCTTTCAGAATAATGAGTCAGTTCGTTCTCGTCTAGAACATTCCAATTTTCCGATATAGCTCTTTGGCTTTTTTCTTTTGGAAGAAGTTTACATCCCAACAAAGAATCTTGTATCCTTCTGATAATCCATATAAACTGGATCTTATCGTTTGCTACAAAATCCACAGTGCCTGTAGCTTGGCCCATAATTTTAGCACCGCCTATCTCGTAATTGGTGAATTTCTCTCCGGTTACGGATTCGATCACTGAAGATCCTGTTAGAACTCGATAAGATTCTTCTTCATTTAAAAGGACTTGTAAAGAGGCTTGAGAAGAGCCGTAAACGTCCAATCCAGTAGAAGATCCCGTTCCGACTGCGACCGTAAAACAAAACTTAGGTCTTTCTTCAGAGTTGTATTTTCTGAATTCTGGTCCGTATTTTTTTTCGGTTTCGGAGCATATTTCTTTTAAAATAGGATCCGAATGCGATTCGATTGCAGCCCTGAAATCGGAGGCTTTCAAACCGGCACTTAAAAGTGAATTCATAAAAAACCCTTCTGCAGCTCGGTTCAATGATACCATTCCTTCTTTGATGTTAGCACCGGCCCCGTCGTTCCAGATATATAAAGGAAGATCTTTTCGATAAGCGTAGTAGGCGGCTGCAATATATTTTCTTCCTTCTAAATCTCCTGTGGCTCCGCCCGCTACTCTGGAATCTTTAAAAAAACATAATGCAGGTTTTCCGCCGATCTTTCCTTCGAAAATTTTCGCTCCCGGAACATAGATCTCTTCTTTGCCTGTTTTAGGATTTTTTCTGAGAAGCCCGTCGGTTCCCGGGATCGTAATCTCTTGTACGGAATCCATGTCGAATATCTCGGAAACCCAACATTCCAGAGGCCATTTTCCTTTTTGGAAAACGTTTAGGTCTTTCGGATCGGTTCCCGTGCAATACGGAAATCTAGGATCGTTTGAATGGGCTATATCCATCCTAAGTTTTCCATCTTTAAAGAAGAAGGAAAGTGTTACCGTTTTTTCGGCATTTTCCGGAAGGAAAACCATCGTGAACTGGCTATACAACCCATGTAAGAAGAACCGTAGAACGGAGCCGGCAGATTCCATTATATTATTATAATTGAATACGTCTTCTTCGTTGGATCCCGGGTCGAATTTGATCATAAATCCGGAAACAAGGACTTCTAACCTGAAAATATCAACATTTTTGAATATTTGAGAGCCTTGTAAGATGCATGCTCCCACTTTCGCGGTAGTTTCCAGATCGAACCTGGAGATTTTCTTTTCCGCTTTAGCGTTTAATGTCGAGAAGAGTATATATTGTTTTTCTCTTTCCGTTTCTAAGAAATATAAGAAATGTCCGGTGCTTGGGGAGAATATTCTTTTAAGATTCCCTTGGGTTTGCCAATATTCCAGTTTTTTCCGGATCTGATAAGTAAGGGATTCATCGAAGTTTTCCGGGACCAACGGTAAGTTTTCGGAAAAAGACCTATTGAATTTTTCCTCTAAGATCTCGGATCCTTCTTCCGAAACGGAAGACCAAGGCGCTTTAAGAAACCGTACGTAATCGAAGACGTGTTTTCTAGATATAGTCGCATCTCCTCCTTTGAATTTTTGCGGACGATTTCCTCTCGAGTTTAATATTCTTCTGACTGTTTTTTCGAGGGAACTTTCTTTTTCTCTTTCTTCCAAATATAAGATGCCGTTCAAAGCTAGGTCTATGGAGGGAGTAGGCGGAGCATAAATGGAAAGTATTTCCAAAAGTTTTGCTACAAGTTCCTTTCCTTCTCTAAGGTTCGCGTATGCTTTTACTAAAAAAATGAATGCATCCTTTTGGCTTTTGGTCCTTCGAAGAGGATTCCAAGGTTTGATACCGTAATAGTGAAATGCATTGGATAAGAGTTTTTTTGTGGTCTTAGGTGGATTGTATCCTTCCGTATCCCATTCCGATAGAGCTCTTTGAACCTCTCCATAATGGGAAAATTTTGTTCCCGGATCCGATGAGAATATTCTTCGTACTAATACATGGAATTTTAAAAGTTCTAAATAGAAATTTCCCCATTGGCGGCTCTCTGGATCGGATAGTTTGGAAAATTCGAGATTAGAGAGTATAAAATCTATCTTTTCTACGGCGTCTTGTTCCCTAAAAGTTCCTAAGATCCAAGACCTCAATAAGGTTCTTAGATCGGGGCCTGATTTTTTTTGGATCGATGGAATTTTTCCTTCCGTATCCGGATCTAAGGAAGGCCAGATCTCCCAGATAGATCCTTCAGTACTATTATAATTATCTAATTCTTTTTTGGGTTCGGATCTTTGTTCTGTTTCAATTTTTGCAAGTATTTCCCCTTCACTTAAACCTTTGCCTAAGATCATCCCGGAAGCGGTCATTCCGCGAACCAATTTATTCCTATCTCCGTGCTCTAATAAATATCCTAGTTTTCCGCCGACTGGTGCGGTTAGGACTGTTTCCATCTTCATTGCGGAAATTACTAAGATCGGATCTCCTTCTTGGATAGTTTCCCCTTCATTCCATGTATTGTTCGTTTGCGGATTATCGCATATCTTTACGAATGTTCCTTGGAAGGGAGAACGTAAAACTCCTTCGTTGGAGGTATTATTCTTTTTGTCTTTGGATAAAATAGAGAATCGGAGATATCTAAGTTTTCCTTGGCTATCCGGGAATCTCACCAAGTGAAAAGAAGGCCTACGATCTACGCGGACAGGAATCGTTCTGCCGGCAAATTCCACTAAAAATTCTTCTCCAAATTCTCCTTGAACGGAAACCCCGATGGATCCGAAATCTTTCCCGTTTAGCAGAATTCTATAGCTAGAAATGGAAGTTCGGAATAAGCGGGTTTTATATGCTTTCGTTTCCGATCTCAATTCGAATTCAAAAAGAGAATACTCCGATTCTTGGGAATGAAGTAATTTAGGAAGATCCCGATCTCTGAAAGACCTTTTCAGATCGTTTTCGGTCATAAAAACCGATTCTGCAAGCGAGCAGATGACTGCCCCTTCTTCTTCCGATTCATTCTCCGCTTTCGTAAGTTCCTCATTATTAGATAAAATTAAATTATCATATTCTCCCGAACGAAAAAGATCATGCCTTACTAGTTTGATTAGCTGTTCAATGTTTGTGGTAATTCCGCGGATGTACAGATCTGAAAGTGCTCTTTCCATTCTGAGTA is from Leptospira sp. WS58.C1 and encodes:
- a CDS encoding inositol monophosphatase family protein; translation: MTDLSEILSVFKFASRSAGIEILKLFGKKSAFDLKDPMQVLTQADLDSHRVLKEILKKEFTGIPLVMEEQNNYEPLPRTFIVCDELDGTTLFSRGIKEFSVILAYVEDGSPEVGCIYFPALDTYLTSQRGFGTFIDDRKILLKKGGSLDRSVLSLEINNTFQDEDYRWIASASKSTLATRALAATGAGFLELLEGKTDLFMNLSGAKIWDFAAGVLALEEAGGIALDKTGKPLKWDKIRMSALLSRDQDLLKEVYRLKP
- a CDS encoding PP2C family protein-serine/threonine phosphatase, which translates into the protein MIKNKFLRAVLPGIRAKLSFFTAALVISILGFTSIIHYAQQTKALEQKLESELKAPLEYVNSVVLDLENLSRSMILIEEFKVRVKEKKKQLSKFKRTVVQKEGGLFGALKAFGQSIGLNVKRGNVYKSVDTYFTRYLSEKEIQEFESKVRNELRKENGAPIDAPVYEKIRSIAEKTALARISAETSKIRIEEITEELKDIDSELAKPDIDPKKKKTYLTDKDKLEKERKAAEKAIPDGEKKAASGETALTKALQNFFRGSFKDRISSLGLLPDKIRILAYDRAGKETLDTGLLFSQSSETGKKLLTQTDFTESRKTLFGDTDVLEVIQNKSEAESYEVGGRQYEVIYRPVFRNPSTAERSRSMAEEIVENPKDWAKYLEEDRKISAEIAEISQRLKSRMSELRKDGKAKPSSDKEFKNLALAYRQMLKKRDTKLEQLQPYSSVFEKNEKKWTDDHKSLKDKITSTSKEILEWEKMLKFPPKEGENKTSPEEIQEKIRILESQEEEYKDSLIRLESTKGDWSNSYEHKAEDAFYGLREAALEDFTFIPFKTGPASIRRYYKDDNERKSVRIKWRLLREWILSGNSETELPKTPKGIAWDSGILVRSRSEAEEMMWALDSTPLVLSGEEEGKGLVYDLLRKDLLGYNIILIDRTEGVRQMRSNREEMIRYTGIIGTIAILLAYGLAWFVVRRIRGISKNAELIGEGNLNVEFPPAGYDEIGVLSESLNDMVHGLKEREEMKGELLAAEEIQKRLLPEKLPSSLNDYVEFGAFYKAMTGVGGDYYDFIELGGGKIAICIGDVSNHGVGPAIVMALFRAQIRAILRKGERDLKKILLEANGYLYEDTPDHIFITFFLAIFDSNTSRLEYISAGHVKPLFFDASDGKIKELPAGGLPIGMDENSFFETTIERRALTLDSGDIFFEYTDGLDEARSPNSDMYTRERLAKLLHANGEKRPEELIKTIVTDVESHTQQDLSATGFSKLSDDIAMIAIRKR
- a CDS encoding alpha/beta hydrolase family protein, which produces MGCIIGKFSHLLVFMVLSISVWNCGKIEKGRFFNDQAYHFQTLRALNDARSDGAETGEVLEAVRNIKEGDPQSWFSAWENAGNKVLERGDRIQDRMSRGQAYLRAHNYLRTAEFFLDPEDEKRSSAFDRSVEVFHKGLDTLGVKYEKIKVPYGEYQLNAIYYPGPSGADHKPLIVLVGGFDSTLEELYFVLVRAAYERGFSVLTYEGPGQGSVLRKQNLGFTPEWEKPTKAVLDTFLASHKKPSKSVLVGMSLGGYFAPRAAAYDKRFDGVVAYDVLFDFGEVAENSVPGIILWLEKKNYDNVIEFLVKIKSSLSPSFSWGVKNGRWTMKTGTSSETLKAFRAYTLANSAEKITQDVLILAGTEDHFIPVKQVEDFKSKLTNAKSVTSILYDRGSGGAEHCQLGAQALWHADFFDWMKRFENK
- a CDS encoding TetR/AcrR family transcriptional regulator, producing MDPKKKTVRNPVQDRSIARKESIIDAAYRLVKRNGYNETGIRDIVEEAGVSIGTFYAYYKDKNDIALEIVRKYSEEFYGNLAAETIGLLPENADLTRIILEILTRMRKSALKNKKLHKEFAILSLSDQALASAVKKIERERIGTEVFKLLQYFGKGRKLRSEPSALLVAQRAMDDIITYMVLQGFDIPDEKILEETALMIGRYLEIS
- a CDS encoding MgtC/SapB family protein: MQEFLTILDSKTIDTFTVSLRVGLIILFAGVVGWNREGKNHGAGFRTHILIGLASTVLMLLSIFIPEFYSVAGGDPSRIAAQVVSGVGFLCAGAIMKFGLTVKGLNTAASIWIVSAIGLLVGAGLYYAGFLTTVATLIILVLFDLVEERYFGKYEYKVLILDLKQKKFHRKGFKELLLRNKLRLVSESFMQDYQTKNAQIKLTIAMPRDFDILKIVDEFRNLADVIKISIEST
- a CDS encoding STAS domain-containing protein; translation: MANLTFNEKVEGSKLILKVAGEIDAKTAPDLKIKLEAAVGNGIKTIICDCSALTYIASAGIGVLNSIQKFLKEKSGEIVFCSLKKEVKDTMELMYFTKKVRVFPSLDDALGGV
- a CDS encoding ATP-binding protein, with translation MDSSPEKILYYSVDLDELSKIRGEVREFLGEDCSDIVKGRIVFCLDEAMTNVIEHGFSEPNSSKIELRMKKNKGSWKFSILDQGVPFDPTKEKSETWKELYESGADGGFGLRSIKKIMIVRYQRLKNPPRNKLTLIHTR